One genomic window of Geoanaerobacter pelophilus includes the following:
- a CDS encoding PD-(D/E)XK nuclease family protein, giving the protein MSKLAAFLGRAIPTHQKKQSSHLGDRTVYVGASDIAGCPRKAALGKQFPSDYDIKTLLRFSRGHAAQAMYAEFFKTGGALFEEEVEVKHPQFPELRCHIDYLFYANRQTKRLHIVEMKSTDGIPDEPYASWVDQLHVQMGLLQLTLDPEVEIGGSILVVDLNAGTYREFNSYTPNKLVFNQLMEKGQHILAATRGECAPRTEPGILCGYCPFRTGCPSHAVGLDLPQEILEAGRKYLELNEQKKALESRLDILKNDILTFADGAFKGASDGILINVTSVAESVMIDSFKLKRNYPDIYDQVTKPKAGFVKLEIKPFTPLAAQAA; this is encoded by the coding sequence ATGAGCAAACTCGCTGCATTTCTGGGACGGGCTATTCCGACCCATCAAAAGAAACAATCATCACATCTTGGTGACCGAACTGTGTACGTCGGAGCCTCCGATATCGCCGGTTGTCCGCGTAAAGCTGCACTCGGCAAACAGTTCCCATCTGATTACGACATCAAGACCTTACTCCGTTTTTCCCGTGGCCATGCTGCACAAGCCATGTATGCCGAGTTCTTCAAGACCGGCGGTGCCCTCTTCGAGGAAGAAGTCGAAGTGAAACATCCGCAGTTCCCAGAGCTCAGGTGTCATATTGACTACCTGTTCTATGCGAACCGGCAGACCAAACGGCTGCACATCGTGGAAATGAAGTCGACCGACGGCATCCCCGATGAACCTTACGCATCCTGGGTGGATCAGCTGCACGTCCAGATGGGCCTGTTGCAACTCACCCTCGATCCGGAAGTGGAAATCGGCGGATCGATCCTGGTAGTAGACCTCAATGCGGGAACATACCGGGAATTCAACAGCTACACACCTAACAAGCTGGTGTTCAATCAGCTCATGGAAAAAGGTCAGCACATCCTTGCGGCAACACGCGGCGAATGTGCACCTCGAACCGAGCCGGGCATACTCTGCGGTTATTGTCCGTTTCGCACCGGTTGTCCTTCCCATGCCGTAGGTCTGGATCTCCCACAGGAGATTCTGGAAGCCGGCAGGAAATACCTGGAGTTGAACGAACAGAAAAAGGCTCTCGAATCACGTTTGGACATCCTGAAGAATGACATCCTCACCTTTGCGGATGGCGCATTCAAAGGTGCATCGGACGGGATACTGATCAATGTCACTTCAGTGGCGGAATCGGTAATGATCGACAGTTTCAAACTCAAGAGAAACTATCCTGACATCTACGACCAGGTCACGAAGCCGAAAGCCGGTTTCGTCAAACTTGAAATTAAGCCATTCACGCCGCTCGCAGCTCAAGCAGCCTGA
- a CDS encoding DUF4346 domain-containing protein has product MSKEGLPQSRLEFVESIIEKIGKGMALPQCRTCGCMLEALKSAERAFNNAAEPDISTYVDTVRRHLQQMEEIAYDCLGCETCWGAEATVLIGDIFGDEPAPCGYGCSCNSKPVHDSLSENLNVLPVWPAVPGDYLVGNRSGSVAVCTMASHELPALLFTEQHPALAIVGKCDTENIGIEKLIKNITSNPAIRWLVLCGVDSRGHCAGDALRNLKKHGVDALLRIQNASSWRPFLKNLTLTEIARFRAQVEIMDLIGNTDLAAIMVTVQECASAPTSPLESMGPDITTDQPERIVPRAPQSLQLDPAGFFIILPNRATGVIVCEHYGNDGRLAHIIEGKEAALIAATLVERGMVTRLDHAAYLGRELTKAESTIKTGTPYEQDAALGELPDTTATCSDIKCSCH; this is encoded by the coding sequence GTGAGTAAAGAAGGTCTTCCTCAATCCAGACTAGAGTTTGTCGAATCGATCATAGAGAAGATTGGCAAAGGGATGGCTCTACCTCAGTGCCGCACCTGCGGCTGCATGCTGGAGGCACTGAAGTCAGCCGAGCGGGCGTTCAACAATGCTGCCGAACCAGACATTTCCACCTATGTTGATACGGTGCGCCGTCACCTGCAGCAGATGGAAGAAATCGCGTACGATTGCCTCGGTTGCGAAACCTGCTGGGGCGCAGAGGCAACCGTACTGATTGGGGACATTTTCGGGGATGAACCGGCACCATGCGGGTATGGCTGCTCTTGCAATTCCAAACCCGTTCATGATTCATTATCTGAGAACCTTAACGTTTTACCAGTCTGGCCAGCAGTGCCGGGTGACTACCTGGTCGGGAACCGGTCCGGCTCCGTTGCTGTCTGCACCATGGCAAGCCACGAACTGCCAGCACTTCTTTTCACAGAGCAGCATCCCGCACTTGCCATAGTTGGCAAGTGCGATACCGAGAACATCGGCATCGAGAAACTCATCAAGAATATTACCAGCAATCCGGCCATTCGCTGGCTGGTGTTGTGTGGCGTGGATTCACGCGGCCACTGTGCCGGAGATGCCCTGCGCAACCTCAAAAAGCACGGGGTTGATGCCTTGTTGCGTATCCAGAACGCCTCTTCATGGAGACCGTTCCTCAAGAACCTGACCCTCACGGAGATTGCCCGATTTCGAGCCCAGGTGGAGATCATGGATCTTATCGGGAACACTGACCTTGCAGCCATTATGGTTACCGTGCAGGAATGCGCCAGCGCACCAACCTCACCGCTGGAAAGCATGGGGCCGGACATTACGACTGATCAACCCGAAAGGATCGTCCCCAGAGCGCCACAAAGCCTGCAACTCGATCCCGCCGGTTTTTTCATCATTCTTCCAAACCGGGCAACAGGTGTCATAGTCTGCGAGCATTACGGGAACGACGGTCGCCTGGCACACATTATCGAGGGAAAAGAAGCGGCGCTTATCGCTGCCACGCTAGTAGAACGGGGGATGGTAACCCGCCTCGATCATGCCGCCTATCTGGGACGCGAGTTGACGAAGGCTGAAAGCACCATCAAAACCGGGACGCCATATGAGCAGGATGCCGCCCTGGGAGAACTTCCGGATACAACGGCTACCTGTAGCGATATCAAATGTTCGTGCCACTAA
- a CDS encoding ArsR/SmtB family transcription factor: protein MPECAVCSINLIDEAKVAIVANAMPSDAMIARLAEIFRLLGDPTRVKILQALSIEELCVCDIASLLGATKSAISHQLRLLRSLRVVRYRKAGRIVYYSLDDSPVENLLREGLNHIASQRVTA, encoded by the coding sequence ATGCCGGAATGTGCAGTCTGTTCCATAAACCTGATTGACGAAGCCAAGGTTGCCATTGTTGCCAATGCCATGCCATCGGATGCAATGATTGCTCGTCTGGCCGAGATATTTCGGCTCCTTGGCGACCCCACCCGAGTGAAGATTCTGCAAGCTCTGTCTATCGAAGAGCTCTGTGTCTGTGACATCGCCAGCCTTCTGGGAGCCACCAAGTCGGCAATCTCCCACCAGTTGCGGCTGCTCCGTTCACTGCGGGTAGTCAGGTACCGTAAAGCCGGCCGTATCGTTTACTACTCACTGGACGACAGCCCCGTGGAAAACCTGCTCCGGGAGGGACTCAACCATATTGCATCACAAAGGGTTACTGCATGA
- a CDS encoding DUF3150 domain-containing protein produces MNNQTTITKVLQGLVLIHLSFSVWSGKKKLRPEDLKGANLPPDKLASLGSKRIFAPDALKVFATLKRQAERACEEVGVRFLGGYAIPEEKLVPLMEKMEQIEQSFATAKTDFLSAYDDNLKDWLAEAGEWSEIVARAVEPASRVAERLACGFTAFKVEAPGEAASATQPLERQVGGLADQLIHEIGALAKSTWEESYRGRTSVTRKALRPLKAILDKLSSLSFVGPDKISALVANVNAALATVPKSGPVTGATLMGLVGVLCELSDIAGFITTEEREEMLQPLPEPEVESAPPTIIPPKTIARRPQPAKQVEAPAVWFW; encoded by the coding sequence ATGAACAATCAAACCACCATCACCAAGGTTCTCCAGGGCCTTGTCCTGATTCATCTCAGCTTCTCCGTCTGGTCCGGAAAGAAGAAACTCCGACCAGAAGACCTCAAGGGAGCGAATCTGCCACCAGACAAACTTGCCTCGCTCGGTTCCAAGCGCATCTTTGCGCCTGACGCACTCAAGGTGTTCGCCACCCTGAAGCGTCAGGCCGAACGGGCTTGCGAGGAGGTGGGAGTAAGGTTCCTCGGCGGCTATGCCATTCCCGAGGAAAAGCTGGTTCCCCTCATGGAGAAGATGGAACAGATCGAACAGAGCTTTGCTACGGCAAAGACTGACTTTCTGTCGGCATACGACGACAATCTCAAAGACTGGCTCGCTGAAGCTGGCGAATGGTCGGAGATCGTCGCCCGTGCCGTTGAACCAGCCAGCCGTGTTGCAGAACGACTTGCCTGCGGATTTACCGCCTTCAAGGTGGAAGCCCCGGGTGAAGCTGCTTCAGCAACACAACCACTGGAGCGTCAGGTAGGCGGACTCGCGGATCAACTGATCCATGAGATTGGCGCCCTGGCAAAATCTACCTGGGAGGAATCGTACCGGGGGCGAACTTCCGTAACCCGGAAGGCACTTCGTCCCCTGAAGGCGATTCTCGACAAACTCTCCAGCCTGAGCTTCGTCGGCCCTGACAAGATCAGCGCCCTCGTTGCCAACGTGAACGCGGCGCTCGCTACCGTACCCAAATCCGGACCCGTTACCGGGGCAACCCTGATGGGTCTGGTCGGAGTACTGTGCGAGCTGTCCGACATTGCCGGTTTCATCACGACCGAGGAACGGGAAGAGATGCTGCAACCTCTCCCCGAACCTGAAGTCGAGTCGGCCCCACCAACCATCATTCCGCCAAAGACCATTGCGAGAAGACCACAGCCGGCAAAGCAGGTTGAAGCCCCGGCTGTCTGGTTCTGGTAG
- a CDS encoding single-stranded DNA-binding protein, with protein sequence MASLNRVELIGNLGRDPEIRYTPGGTAVASFSLATSEKVKNKSGEWEVRTEWHNIVLYARLAEVAGEYLSKGKSVYLDGKLKTRKWQDRDGKDRYTTEIIGDKLLMLGSKTGNIPDGSDEQPTSQAHEEIPPDDNDPF encoded by the coding sequence ATGGCAAGTTTGAACCGCGTGGAACTCATCGGCAACCTGGGTCGTGATCCTGAAATCAGGTACACACCAGGAGGCACCGCTGTCGCAAGTTTTTCACTCGCGACCAGTGAGAAGGTAAAGAACAAAAGTGGCGAATGGGAAGTCCGGACCGAGTGGCACAACATCGTCCTCTACGCACGTCTCGCAGAAGTAGCTGGCGAGTACCTGTCGAAAGGAAAGAGTGTCTACCTCGACGGCAAACTCAAGACCCGCAAATGGCAAGATCGGGACGGCAAGGATCGGTACACAACCGAGATCATCGGCGATAAGCTTCTTATGCTGGGCAGCAAGACTGGCAACATTCCCGACGGGAGTGATGAACAGCCAACAAGCCAGGCACACGAAGAAATACCACCCGATGACAACGATCCGTTCTAA
- a CDS encoding AAA family ATPase: protein MNYEIRSTFKIDAPKTVTIKGRTPGHPAVPPADEQYIFRQATLSDLFTWYLLGERSLYLTGPTGCGKSSVIIEVAARLSIPLWNVVAHSRLETPELIGGYRLNAGGGMDFVHGPLIIAMKEGGWFLIDEIDLLDPSTAAGLNGVAEGRSITIPETGEVVTANPDFRFIATANSNGAGDATGLYQGILRQNLAFLDRFYMIEVGYPDPEIEKKILTEVAPSVGSDIRDRMVNIANEIRALFIKGEAEVTLSTRTLTRWARITAFQARAAASQGMSNGETLTKAFDRALGFRAEPDTRTALHAVLQRHFGDRRTP, encoded by the coding sequence ATGAACTACGAAATCAGGAGCACGTTCAAAATCGACGCGCCCAAAACGGTAACCATCAAAGGCAGGACACCGGGACACCCAGCTGTTCCACCGGCGGACGAGCAGTACATCTTCCGTCAGGCAACACTGTCTGACCTGTTCACCTGGTATCTATTGGGAGAGCGGTCTCTCTACCTCACCGGCCCCACCGGCTGCGGCAAATCCTCCGTCATCATCGAGGTCGCAGCACGGCTCAGCATCCCCCTCTGGAACGTTGTCGCCCATTCCCGTCTGGAAACACCGGAACTGATCGGCGGCTATCGGCTCAATGCCGGCGGAGGAATGGATTTTGTGCATGGGCCACTCATTATTGCCATGAAAGAAGGTGGCTGGTTCCTGATCGATGAAATCGATCTGCTCGACCCATCCACTGCAGCGGGACTGAACGGCGTTGCCGAAGGCCGATCCATCACCATTCCGGAAACGGGAGAAGTGGTGACGGCTAATCCGGATTTCCGTTTCATTGCCACTGCCAACTCCAACGGAGCAGGTGATGCCACGGGTCTCTATCAGGGGATTTTGCGGCAGAACCTGGCTTTTCTCGACCGCTTCTACATGATCGAGGTCGGTTATCCCGATCCTGAGATCGAAAAGAAAATCCTGACCGAGGTAGCACCATCGGTTGGGAGCGACATCAGAGACCGCATGGTGAACATCGCCAATGAAATCCGCGCCCTGTTTATCAAGGGTGAAGCAGAAGTCACGCTTTCGACCCGAACCCTGACCAGGTGGGCACGTATCACCGCCTTCCAGGCACGGGCTGCAGCAAGTCAGGGCATGTCCAACGGCGAAACATTGACCAAGGCCTTCGACCGGGCACTCGGCTTCCGGGCTGAACCCGACACCCGAACCGCCCTGCATGCAGTTTTGCAGCGGCATTTCGGTGACCGGAGGACGCCATGA
- a CDS encoding DUF302 domain-containing protein — MNLKTPYAFGKTVELSYAEAEQKVREELAKEGFGVLTEIDVRKKFAEKLQKEFREYIILGACNPPLAYEALSREINLGTLLPCNVVIYTRDDGKTAVMVMDPVAALSVIGNPEITEVAKQVAEKMRRVLAAV, encoded by the coding sequence ATGAACCTGAAAACACCGTATGCCTTTGGAAAAACCGTGGAACTGTCATATGCCGAAGCTGAACAGAAGGTGCGTGAGGAATTGGCGAAGGAAGGTTTCGGAGTGCTCACCGAAATCGATGTCAGGAAAAAATTTGCCGAGAAACTTCAGAAGGAATTCCGTGAATATATCATTCTTGGCGCTTGCAACCCGCCCCTTGCCTATGAGGCCCTGAGCCGGGAAATAAATCTCGGGACGCTGCTTCCCTGCAACGTCGTGATTTATACCAGGGACGACGGGAAGACTGCGGTCATGGTCATGGACCCGGTTGCTGCACTTTCCGTAATCGGTAACCCTGAGATAACAGAGGTTGCCAAACAGGTCGCAGAGAAGATGCGACGGGTGTTGGCGGCGGTGTAA
- a CDS encoding VWA domain-containing protein, whose translation MKARPLALIAKVLGRKYDITVTIAGQIACTTGKEITIPVVSGDHAEALAHGYIDHEAAHVRYTDFSVQLTDNFAGDLLNILEDVRIEQSIGWEYPGCIANLRELTRILVEQHGAFRPDPSHPSQSILAWIMALTRIAVLGHNSMRQTRDSAEPLVRQILGEYFNQAVQLLDRTGTLRSTRETAALRDELMKLIRNAAQPKQTNGQSQTSQSASGSNGNAGQGNQDGQSPQKNATSTNGGQQTKDDGKQQAPSQPSGNSDNGTSSGQQTPGQSGESLETARQAISEALSGKSIGSYGNVGEKLAELLCQNATESSFNGSGAAAPRLPTAEPLRNASGYDDISALRVHTAALRARLQGLVQASKQKRSTPASIGHRLDSRVLTRLRVGDTRVFNRKEEKRAVNTAVCMLLDSSGSMGNSTLLNKMGIASRACFVASEALYSIPGVRTAIATFKGFDNRVFPMVDFGEKPDHSRFNITGSGGTRLGHALWWAWGELCLRRETRKICIAFSDGETGDGPVTQAAIKRMRESGIEVIGIGIQDTSIKRYLPDNHRIIKNLDQFTPALLELLREKLVA comes from the coding sequence ATGAAAGCACGTCCTCTTGCCCTGATCGCCAAGGTCCTTGGCCGGAAATACGACATCACTGTGACCATTGCCGGACAGATCGCCTGTACCACCGGGAAGGAAATAACCATCCCGGTCGTGTCGGGAGATCATGCTGAAGCGCTTGCCCATGGCTATATCGATCATGAGGCGGCGCACGTCCGGTATACCGACTTTTCCGTGCAACTGACGGATAATTTCGCGGGGGATCTGCTCAACATTCTGGAAGATGTCAGGATCGAGCAGTCAATCGGTTGGGAGTATCCCGGCTGCATTGCCAACCTCCGTGAACTGACGCGCATCCTGGTTGAACAGCATGGCGCGTTCAGACCCGACCCGTCCCATCCATCCCAGAGCATCCTTGCCTGGATCATGGCCCTGACCCGTATCGCGGTGCTGGGTCATAATTCGATGCGGCAAACCAGGGACAGCGCCGAACCATTGGTCCGGCAAATCCTTGGGGAGTACTTCAATCAGGCAGTACAGCTTCTGGATCGGACCGGGACTCTTCGGTCAACCCGTGAGACAGCAGCGCTTCGCGATGAATTGATGAAGCTCATTCGTAACGCTGCACAGCCAAAGCAAACAAATGGCCAGTCCCAGACATCTCAAAGTGCTTCCGGCAGTAACGGTAACGCTGGCCAGGGGAATCAGGATGGTCAATCGCCACAGAAAAACGCCACGAGCACCAATGGCGGTCAACAGACGAAAGACGATGGCAAGCAGCAAGCGCCATCACAACCTTCTGGCAATTCTGACAACGGCACATCTTCCGGCCAACAAACACCGGGTCAGTCGGGTGAATCACTTGAAACAGCCCGGCAGGCCATCTCGGAAGCACTGTCTGGAAAGAGCATCGGGTCCTACGGAAACGTAGGTGAGAAACTTGCCGAACTACTCTGTCAGAACGCAACCGAAAGCTCGTTCAACGGATCAGGAGCTGCTGCACCACGACTCCCGACCGCCGAACCACTACGAAATGCCAGCGGCTACGATGACATCTCAGCTCTTCGTGTCCATACGGCAGCTCTGCGAGCCCGCCTTCAGGGACTCGTCCAGGCATCAAAACAGAAACGCTCCACCCCGGCCAGCATCGGACACCGACTGGATTCTCGTGTTCTGACCCGACTTCGTGTCGGCGATACACGGGTCTTCAACAGGAAAGAGGAAAAACGGGCAGTCAACACGGCTGTCTGCATGCTTCTGGACAGTTCCGGAAGCATGGGCAACTCGACCCTGCTCAACAAGATGGGTATTGCTTCCCGCGCCTGCTTTGTGGCTTCGGAGGCTCTGTACTCCATTCCCGGTGTCCGTACGGCGATTGCGACCTTTAAAGGTTTCGACAATCGCGTTTTCCCCATGGTTGATTTCGGGGAAAAGCCGGATCACAGCAGATTCAACATCACCGGTTCCGGCGGCACCAGGCTTGGCCATGCTCTCTGGTGGGCATGGGGCGAGCTCTGCCTGCGCCGGGAAACACGCAAGATCTGCATCGCCTTCTCCGACGGAGAAACCGGCGATGGCCCCGTCACCCAAGCCGCCATCAAGCGGATGCGGGAATCGGGGATTGAGGTGATCGGGATCGGTATCCAGGACACAAGTATCAAACGATACCTGCCCGACAATCACCGGATCATCAAGAACCTCGACCAATTTACACCGGCCCTCCTGGAGTTGTTGCGGGAGAAGCTGGTCGCCTGA
- a CDS encoding ArsR/SmtB family transcription factor, whose product MKEKTTPLRADTCTIPCFNEDLVRQVKSLLPNEHDIRRVATLHGALSDPTRLKILLALVQGELCVCDIAHVVGLSISATSHQLRQLRNLNLITYRADGRMAYYSLLEGTQAIVWIEQSLDANRQQRALLP is encoded by the coding sequence ATGAAGGAAAAAACCACTCCACTACGCGCCGATACCTGTACAATTCCCTGTTTCAACGAGGATCTGGTAAGGCAGGTAAAATCATTACTTCCCAACGAGCACGACATCCGCCGGGTTGCAACACTGCACGGTGCGCTCTCCGATCCGACGCGGCTCAAGATTCTTCTCGCGCTGGTGCAGGGTGAGTTGTGTGTCTGCGATATTGCTCACGTGGTTGGTCTCTCCATTTCGGCTACGTCACATCAGCTGCGTCAGTTGCGCAACCTGAACCTGATCACTTACCGCGCCGATGGCCGGATGGCCTACTATTCACTGCTTGAGGGAACACAGGCAATTGTATGGATCGAACAGTCGCTGGACGCAAATCGCCAGCAGCGAGCACTGCTGCCGTGA
- a CDS encoding TSCPD domain-containing protein produces the protein MSPKTPRPKAATGFTIERRSSCGKIYTTVTVSPTTAKPMEVFIRFGKAGGCGSAMADGIARLVSYGLRSGLEPTDAFKALSGIGCHLGSNTCLNCVAESIRFVLAHLETGRDINELIEDAALAEANASTHDFI, from the coding sequence ATGAGCCCGAAAACTCCAAGGCCCAAGGCTGCCACCGGCTTCACCATCGAACGCCGGTCATCCTGCGGCAAAATTTACACCACGGTAACAGTGTCTCCGACAACAGCGAAACCCATGGAAGTATTCATCCGCTTCGGCAAAGCCGGAGGATGTGGTTCCGCCATGGCCGACGGTATCGCTCGCCTGGTCTCCTACGGGCTCCGTTCGGGACTTGAGCCGACTGATGCTTTCAAAGCTTTGAGCGGCATTGGCTGTCACCTCGGGAGCAATACCTGTCTCAACTGCGTAGCCGAATCGATCCGCTTTGTGCTCGCGCATCTGGAAACAGGTCGCGACATCAACGAACTGATCGAGGATGCAGCTCTGGCGGAAGCAAATGCCAGCACTCACGACTTCATCTGA